catccatccactcctcTCCACAACCTTCAGCCTCGCTCCTGGcaaaatccctctctctctcctccaagaGAATACAAATATGCAATGTGTGATGTATTAACTCCGGGGTCCTGAGCACAGAGTTCCCACTGTTTTCCCCATGAAAGAGGCTCTTGTCCCCAATCAGGAGGAGCGCAGCAGTGGGTCCCCTGGCTCTTTGGGCTCTTTAATGATCCAGCGTGACCATGAAAAAGCCTCTGGATCCTCTTCGTCTCCAGGAGTCACCAGAAACTGTAAAATATCCTTTATTGCTGAGGGGATGGATGGTTTCTAGGCTACAGTTGGGGAAGGGAGCTATATGGCTGGTTCTGAAATCAATACATTAGGGCCGCTGTGAGATGTTTGTGACATGGGAATGAAAAGGGATACTCTTTTCACACGCAAATGATTGACTGAGGGATATGTTCACAGATTAATGTGAGAGAGGTGAGCATTTCCATATAGCTACATGTATCGCTTTTATTTCAAAGAAGTAAATGGAAAAACAAACAAATTCAAAGACAATAAACAACTGAAAATCTAATCAGACAAACAGAATGACGAGTTACCATTTTGCTGATAATGTTTCTGCAGCGTTTTGAGGTCCTGCTTACAAATATGTACTATAGCCTGTGAAAGCAGGCAAAGGCCAGTCAGTCAGATATAAAAATATATGTGTTTTCTGCTTGCTTAAATTGATACTTTATAATCACGCAACTTGCATGGTTTTAGTTACATGTACTTAATAACAGTGGTAACACAATAATGCATGTCCTGTACAATCCTTTGAAGTTTTGATATTTGATATTTCCTATGGACAAAATTATTAAGAAAAGTTGATAAGTTGAAGAGAGAAGGCTACAGATTTCCATATCATTTCACTTTGCTTCATGCAgttaagtgttaaacaaacaacaacatccaCAGAGAAAAGGGAAATGACAAGCCAAGGTCAACTTTACAAAGTAAGTACTCATACTGTTGATACACAGAGCCTGGCACAAAGAAATAAAATGTAACATGAAAGCCAGTTCATTGACACATACAGAGTAAAGTAGCAAAACAATTGACATAAGCACAGCTTACAAACGTATACCATTATACTGATAGAAAAACACTTTCACATGTAGAAAAAAAAAACTGGTAAAGAGGAGACTGGCTGTACCGTTGAAACcccattttttaaaatgaaaacatCAATAACAAATGTGTAGGAATCATAAGCACTCTCAAATAGCTCTCAAATAGCTTTTCAAACCGTGAAAGTGAAATGTTAGTCTGAATCTACAGCATAAACCACTGTCACTTATGTACTATAATATGCAAATTGATTGCCTTTTATTTGATATCAATATGTTGTATTCATATCCCATCCCCTCTAGTTCTGTGAGCTTCCTCTTGCACTTTAGTTACTATCATATGCATAAAAAACATACACAACTATATTACTGTAGCTATCCCCCTAGTCTATTGACGCACCGGTGCATCAATATAATTGACATAATAAaacaaatccccatcaaaatctcagtttaagctagagatatctgtttttgcagatggcggcctttctcatatgcggtggaaggtggctgagctacagcggtgtttgacagaccatgagacatcccgaaaatcggtcttttcACGAAAACGGCTAAAGAGTCTGAACGGTTAGGCCTACAAAATGGatagatgagactctcacgaacatgatggtggtcttcattttgctctacgacccccacaagccccacgagactcatctgaaggtaaccggtaccggttaaaaaaattaatggaagtatggaggtagttgtgtgcctacccaaaaaaataggttaaatatgtattttaaaaaacaaaaaaaacttttTCATTTCCTGAGCTTTCGTGTCTCCTATATATATGACAGACACtataaaaccttattccttatgatttattttttgactgtcttttttgccatttatgaatgtgttattcaatgcgtttctattggATTTGGTACTAAAGGCCAAATTATATATTTTATCAAATACTTATACCCCCCCACCCCAATATACCACACTTCGTAATTCAAGTTGGGACAAAGTCAACCTTGCATCAAACCAATATAACATGTCTAGACTTTAAGTCATGTAATAGTGAATGTGGATTAAACCACAGGAAGATAATGATTGAAGTATCAGTTTGTGTTGTATTTCTTCTGCTACGTAATATTTCCCAGTAACAATGAATGATACCATCAGACACTAGTGGTTTAATCTCTTGGCAAAACAGCAGAAAAGTAATGCACAACAACCTTGCATGTGAAATTATAAATAATGGTACTTTTTCTGAGAATATTAAATTATCTAGAGGTGTAAGACAAGGATGTTctttattacttttctatttacTATCGCGATTGAAATACTTGCTGTATCGAGTATTCCACTATACCATGCCTTTATAATCAGAGAAGATGTAGCTACTCAGGGCCTTCCACAGAATAATAATACACTAATGTATCGGAGAAGCAGCGAAGGGAGGTATCAGTTCACAATCAAATGTGTTTGTCTGAACAGACTCCCTGCCCTTTTATAGGGAAACTTCCTCAATGCTTTCAACCTTAATAGACAACGTTGTGATAAGAAAGACCAGATGACTAAGCCATCGTGCCCTTTATGAAACAACAATGCATAGAAACATTATATGATACGGAGCGTTGCTTACCCGTACGTGGGTGAGATTGAAGCTGACAACCATTGATTTGGAAGGAACCTAAAAGTGTGGCATTTACACTAGCTAGCTATTCGATAAGCACGCGGAAAAGATAGCTTagcatttatttttttgctggtTTTACAGGTATGGTGCGTGCCTTTAGCAAAAGTCAGATATCCTCCTGAGACCCAGCAAAAAAAAGGATTCGAATTCTTATGTTTTTTGCATCACAAAATGTTTGaatttattttgtattgtatgtGCACTGTAGTGGTCATTAGGAATCGGTTGATAgtaaatataaaaaaattaacaTTACAGTAAATGGGGACAGTTGGTAAAACACATAGTTAGCgatcctgatgtccactagagATGACATTTAGTCTTATTTAATGTGGAAAACACATCACAAAAATgataataacacaataaaatgtgctAATTTTGAACCAGATTCTTTTTTTATCAGGATGACACCCCCACATGTGATATCATAGAAAATCCCAGAATGTCTTCTCAAAGGGACAACAGGACCTAACACAGTGTATGGCCTTAGAGATACGGACCAAAAATGAATAACCATTAGAGAGGACAAAAATTAATTCATAGCTCTGTTAGGAGCAGAATGACAACGTAATGCTCCCTTAACAGTTTGCTTGGGTTCAAAAAGCTAATTAGTTTGCCAACAAACCATGACTGACAGAATTGTGAAAGAATGTACTCTCTAAAGACCAGAAAATCCAATGCCACAGGAGAGAATCTTGATTTGAAGAAAAGGGCAACTCAGGACGAGCTAGATACTGTACTTAAATTAAAATGGTTTGTATTCTGTATTACAcaacatatttaaaaaaaatatggaaAGAAAGAGGTCAACAATCTCCTTTATGGACTGTAGCTGGCTAATTTTAATCaaacagaaaaaatattgtactCGTATTCTCAGTACCTTGGTTCAACTTAGCCTTACTTGACCTCACTTACATTGCATAGATTTGATTGGTACTGCATCACATACAATattgaggaaaaaagtatttaaattaTAATGATACAATGATGAGATTCTTACATGAATACATAGTTGTGtgcattggagaaatatggagGAAATTAAATACAATTGCTTGCCACTGTCAGCACTCTCCCCCAGTTATGTTCGGCGTTGTAGTGGAAAATGGATACATTGCAGGTTTATGAAAAGAGTCCATGAAATTACTTTCAATTTCAGTCCATGTAATACTAGTATGGTATACAGTTTAATATAATACAAACACACTCCCACACCAATGAGAAGAACCACAGTTTAAAAACAAGTTCTACTTACTTTCCACTGGTTCTGGACACACAACACATGCAAAAGTAATCAATTCCTTTGATGAACAACCACCAAGTCCTTTTGCATGTCTCCTTTGGAAGAAAAGTAATTAATTCACCATTGTCACCATTGTCCTGTCTGTGAGAAACAATACAAAAAACTGTCTATTTGACTATCTGCGGTGGCATAATTGCTGACTTTGTCGGTGTCTTAGTTTCCAGAGTAGTATCCAAAGTCCCGTCCTTGCCTTTCTTTCGGGGAGGCTTTTTGATAGGGGTCTTCTTTGGCGTGGGGtcccctgcaccaccaccaccctctccCACTCTAGAGCCGTTCAAGTCCTGCTTCTCCGGGCTCTTGGGGGCGATCTCAGGGCTGGCCGGGTCCGTTTTGGGGACCCCCACACCAACCATCTTCTGGAGGTTGGTGGTGTTAGGCAGCAGCGGCTTGTTGGAGCCCTGGTGGCCTGGTGTGGGAGTGGTGGTCCGTTTGGCCTTCTGCGGAGGGGTGGGCTTCTCCCGGTCTCCTCGGTCCCGGAGGATCGGGGTGGACAGGCCGTTGGTCTTTACCAGGCATGTGCCCTCGTTCCGGGTGATGCTCTGCGTCTTCTCCTTGAGCTGGGCGGCCAGGAGTGTGGCGGCCTCGGAGTTCATGTGTGGGTGGATCACTTTGGGGCTCTTGGGCGGCTCCTTGGGGGTCTCCACAGCGGCTGCCTTCTTGTCGGAGTTGGAGTTGTGGAAGTTGCCGATCTTCTTGAGAGCGTTCTGCACCACCCCGTTGATGTGCTCCATGTGGTTCATGTTCTCTCCGGACCTCCCCACCCGGTGGGCCTTGTGTTTGCTGGGGGAGCCGTTGACCTCTGTCCCCTTTCCCTCCTGGTTGCTCTTCTCCTTGGCATTCTCCTTCAGCCTCTGCCTCTCTTCGCTCTTGGCTGAGCTGTTGCTGGAGCTCCTGGTTGTCTTCACCTTGGGAAATGTTAGCCCCTTGCCCCCCTGGTTCGGCTTCTCCACCTGGAGAGTGGTACCCCCGTTGTTCCCATGGATCCACGACACCTTGGGTTTGGTGGAGGGGTCCGGCGGGCGCGGTTTGGTTGTGGTCTTTCCCCCCGGGGACGGTGGTTTCCCGTTACCCTTGACCTCGATGGTGACCATGCTGTCGCCCCCATCCTCTTCCTCCTTGGAGTTCTTGGAGAGGTGTGCAATGCGGGCGTAGAGGGCCCCAATGGCTGACTCGGAGCCGCTGGTGGAGCCCTCGCTGTCAGAGGACTTGAGGAGGGGCGCTTCGCTCCCATCCTGGGGTTTGTAGGTGCTGGCACTGGTGTCTTTTAGGGAGGTGTACCCCCCTGTATCATCCTCACTGTGGAAGGCTGCTGCTGGCTGGGGTCTGTCCTTCTCCTTATTCTCATTCAGCGACTCTATAGGACAGGAAGAGAGAACATGGATGAGAGTCAGGTTTAGATTGGATGGTAATGGTGTTCATACATAGGTGGTCAGGAAATACAGTATTACTGCATCATCAGGGATAAAGGATGTAGATGTGAGGCATGTTTACAGTGTTTAGAATGAGTGTTCATTATAAATACAGGattataacatactgtatcatatttCTCTTCTTACTGCCATTTGAAAATAATATCAAGCAATATTGAGACCTCCCCGAATTATTAAAGATATTCTACGGTACTTTTGTGTACTTTTATATGAGCCAAAAGTGTTCCCCGAAGattgcgtactacgtcacatacagtatgtgcagatatgtgcaccacgccattgctctctctccctctctctctgctgtgtccacTGAGCCATTGGGCCCACCCTGTAACCTCCTTGGAAAGCTGTCACTCAAATTGCAAGGGGCTGAACCTCATTGGCtggaactcgaattgctaggggtCCAAGCTTGCAGTACTCAAAATGGCgtgcacagcttccagaaaaacagtcaCTTTCAAATGAGGgattcgtggctaattgaggtaagacagtcattctgctcatagattatgcatgtatgaacacattgacacatccagcccaaagcgggaggtttaaaaaatacttacttAGTCGCCAAAGTAACGAAGCATGTCTTTAACTAACATTGTTTCTGGGAAATCTAACTTCCACAAACTATACAAAAAAACTGGTGGGCATGGATATTTTCCAACAAACAACAAGGAGTGAGTCATGAATTGGACATATACCAAATGCTAAATGTACCATTACATTTCCTGTTCATGCTTTCGCATCCACACTGCAAAAAAGCTAATTTAACCAATTGCTTAATCAGCATTGTTCTGTGAGGACAAGAAATTGAGCTAATGTGTGAATGTTTGTTCACTCACTTGGAAGGCAACACTGTACTTTGGTTCAGCTATGCTCAAAtgttgagcaaactcacaatcctattgcagctggttgccttacaattTTACGTTAAATCAACAAATTCTGCTCGAAGTGAGCTGAATTTGAACAAGCTTGTTGAGTAGATTTACAAATGCATGTTTGCTCAAAACCACTCAAAACCACGGCCatcatcatatttcccagcatgctctattgcaggttgattttcaaTCAAACCACAGGTAATAATtagaacatgttttttttttttttttgcacataGGGCAAGGAACTGGGCTCGATGGTACACGATAAGGAGAACTTACCATCTCTCTAATTAGCTTTCCAGAGGCGTGTGACTCACAGTGCActccaagagtgtgtgtgtgtgtgtgtgtgtgtgtgtgtgtgtgtgcgtgtgtgtgtgttcaaagatttgtgtgtgtacgtgtgagtGTGCATGCATCCGTCCGTGCCTACGTGTGTTTATTTGTGAAGTAGCCGTGGCTAATCACAGTGTTTGTTATTCTTTCCTGATGACTTCATCACATTGTTTAGACGGGGCCgtcttcactgtgtgtgtgtgcatgcgtccgtgcttgtgtgtgtgtatgtgtgtgtgtgtatgtgtggtgtgtgtgtgtgtgtatgtgtgtgcataatGACTCACCTTCATGGGGAACACAGTACACAGGGCCATCATCACTGGGTTCCTCCTCAAAGGAATCGAAGGACTCCTGGGAGGACCAAGAGGAGGGGCAGGGCAGCTTGGCTACAGAGGGGGGCTCGATGAAGCTGCAGTTGAATGTGTTCTCAGGGTGGTGGTGGGCTACTGGGGGGTtaggacacagagaaacagagtCAGAGAGAAGCACAGAGAAGGGAGTGGGACTACCTAACAAGAACAACAGATCGAGATGATCTGGGGTGTGTTGGGGTTTTAATGAAAGATAAAGGGTGACTTGAGACAAAGTTATGTTTGAAAATATATAAAACTGTTCTGTCATGACGTGTATGATCAAGTCCTTGATTTGTGGGTGTGCATTGGACATTTGTGTGTGTAATTTGTGTGATTCTCTGGTCTATCTATTCTTTGAACAAAAGTATTTACTGAGAAATTAGCTAGAGAATACTAATTTTCCTAAATGTAGGTCCTCCCTCCCTGTTGGTGTATTCTGCTGACCCTTCAGTCTGAGGACAGCTGTGTTCTGTGTGGTTGCCCTTCTCCTTTCCCCGTCTGGCAGTGGActaactgactgtgtgtgtgtgtgtgtgtgtgtgtgtgtgtgtgtgtgtgtgtgtgtgtgtgtgtgtgactgggtgtTAACTAGACATTGACCACATCAGATACGCCTATGTACATCCCCCCT
The DNA window shown above is from Coregonus clupeaformis isolate EN_2021a chromosome 18, ASM2061545v1, whole genome shotgun sequence and carries:
- the LOC121530770 gene encoding scavenger receptor class F member 2-like isoform X2 produces the protein MELNIFFAVLVVCSFLSSFSQELNPKGRNVCKLPGSPVLVCCSGWGQLGDECLTPLCEGNFTCKENELCIRPNECRCRHGYFGASCDTKCPTQFWGPDCKGKCQCFPNGQCDDVTGKCTCNPNRWGPNCEKPCLCQKGKCDQDTGSCTCHHGFWGTQCANNCYCSLNSVCDQNTGRCNCSPGWSGRNCAIQCNCNNSPCEQFTGRCQCQERLWGPRCERYCQCIHGKCNQGDGSCTCTPGYRGKFCREPCPAGFYGQNCRNRCGHCKGQQPCKITEGRCVTCEGGWNGTKCDQMCLPGFFGENCLDECPPCKDGHFCNRIDGKCSHCNPGWIGDSCNMTCQMGQYGVNCAQTCTCHDNNCNPVSGACNLQPNQRMGVIAAGTLVSFLLTVLLSLLCCCLCRNKDQHNPDQDNSTNSKKAKRILCGRFSRISTKLPRIPLRRQKLPKVVAHHHPENTFNCSFIEPPSVAKLPCPSSWSSQESFDSFEEEPSDDGPVYCVPHEESLNENKEKDRPQPAAAFHSEDDTGGYTSLKDTSASTYKPQDGSEAPLLKSSDSEGSTSGSESAIGALYARIAHLSKNSKEEEDGGDSMVTIEVKGNGKPPSPGGKTTTKPRPPDPSTKPKVSWIHGNNGGTTLQVEKPNQGGKGLTFPKVKTTRSSSNSSAKSEERQRLKENAKEKSNQEGKGTEVNGSPSKHKAHRVGRSGENMNHMEHINGVVQNALKKIGNFHNSNSDKKAAAVETPKEPPKSPKVIHPHMNSEAATLLAAQLKEKTQSITRNEGTCLVKTNGLSTPILRDRGDREKPTPPQKAKRTTTPTPGHQGSNKPLLPNTTNLQKMVGVGVPKTDPASPEIAPKSPEKQDLNGSRVGEGGGGAGDPTPKKTPIKKPPRKKGKDGTLDTTLETKTPTKSAIMPPQIVK
- the LOC121530770 gene encoding scavenger receptor class F member 2-like isoform X3, producing MELNIFFAVLVVCSFLSSFSQELNPKGRNVCKLPGSPVLVCCSGWGQLGDECLTPLCEGNFTCKENELCIRPNECRCRHGYFGASCDTKCPTQFWGPDCKGKCQCFPNGQCDDVTGKCTCNPNRWGPNCEKPCLCQKGKCDQDTGSCTCHHGFWGTQCANNCYCSLNSVCDQNTGRCNCSPGWSGRNCAIQCNCNNSPCEQFTGRCQCQERLWGPRCERYCQCIHGKCNQGDGSCTCTPGYRGKFCREPCPAGFYGQNCRNRCGHCKGQQPCKITEGRCVTCEGGWNGTKCDQMCLPGFFGENCLDECPPCKDGHFCNRIDGKCSHCNPGWIGDSCNMTCQMGQYGVNCAQTCTCHDNNCNPVSGACNLQPNQRMGVIAAGTLVSFLLTVLLSLLCCCLCRNKDQHNKKAKRILCGRFSRISTKLPRIPLRRQKLPKVVVAHHHPENTFNCSFIEPPSVAKLPCPSSWSSQESFDSFEEEPSDDGPVYCVPHEESLNENKEKDRPQPAAAFHSEDDTGGYTSLKDTSASTYKPQDGSEAPLLKSSDSEGSTSGSESAIGALYARIAHLSKNSKEEEDGGDSMVTIEVKGNGKPPSPGGKTTTKPRPPDPSTKPKVSWIHGNNGGTTLQVEKPNQGGKGLTFPKVKTTRSSSNSSAKSEERQRLKENAKEKSNQEGKGTEVNGSPSKHKAHRVGRSGENMNHMEHINGVVQNALKKIGNFHNSNSDKKAAAVETPKEPPKSPKVIHPHMNSEAATLLAAQLKEKTQSITRNEGTCLVKTNGLSTPILRDRGDREKPTPPQKAKRTTTPTPGHQGSNKPLLPNTTNLQKMVGVGVPKTDPASPEIAPKSPEKQDLNGSRVGEGGGGAGDPTPKKTPIKKPPRKKGKDGTLDTTLETKTPTKSAIMPPQIVK
- the LOC121530770 gene encoding scavenger receptor class F member 2-like isoform X1, with the protein product MELNIFFAVLVVCSFLSSFSQELNPKGRNVCKLPGSPVLVCCSGWGQLGDECLTPLCEGNFTCKENELCIRPNECRCRHGYFGASCDTKCPTQFWGPDCKGKCQCFPNGQCDDVTGKCTCNPNRWGPNCEKPCLCQKGKCDQDTGSCTCHHGFWGTQCANNCYCSLNSVCDQNTGRCNCSPGWSGRNCAIQCNCNNSPCEQFTGRCQCQERLWGPRCERYCQCIHGKCNQGDGSCTCTPGYRGKFCREPCPAGFYGQNCRNRCGHCKGQQPCKITEGRCVTCEGGWNGTKCDQMCLPGFFGENCLDECPPCKDGHFCNRIDGKCSHCNPGWIGDSCNMTCQMGQYGVNCAQTCTCHDNNCNPVSGACNLQPNQRMGVIAAGTLVSFLLTVLLSLLCCCLCRNKDQHNPDQDNSTNSKKAKRILCGRFSRISTKLPRIPLRRQKLPKVVVAHHHPENTFNCSFIEPPSVAKLPCPSSWSSQESFDSFEEEPSDDGPVYCVPHEESLNENKEKDRPQPAAAFHSEDDTGGYTSLKDTSASTYKPQDGSEAPLLKSSDSEGSTSGSESAIGALYARIAHLSKNSKEEEDGGDSMVTIEVKGNGKPPSPGGKTTTKPRPPDPSTKPKVSWIHGNNGGTTLQVEKPNQGGKGLTFPKVKTTRSSSNSSAKSEERQRLKENAKEKSNQEGKGTEVNGSPSKHKAHRVGRSGENMNHMEHINGVVQNALKKIGNFHNSNSDKKAAAVETPKEPPKSPKVIHPHMNSEAATLLAAQLKEKTQSITRNEGTCLVKTNGLSTPILRDRGDREKPTPPQKAKRTTTPTPGHQGSNKPLLPNTTNLQKMVGVGVPKTDPASPEIAPKSPEKQDLNGSRVGEGGGGAGDPTPKKTPIKKPPRKKGKDGTLDTTLETKTPTKSAIMPPQIVK